A window of Pyrus communis chromosome 3, drPyrComm1.1, whole genome shotgun sequence genomic DNA:
TAAGATGGAAGTGCCATAGACTTGTCATTGGTGTCCAGTTGCCTAAGCTTACGATCCTTAAATTCCTGCAACAGCAAGTACTTTTCTTACCAATTGGAAACCATGAACAAGTGTAAATCCAATAATCCATACAAAAAGCTAATAGATGATACATTGGTCTCATTGCACTTGGGGATCAGCCGACTGAGGAGcacagaaacaaaatcgtaCCTGAGATAATATTATTACATCCTTAATAGGGGACATGAAGATAATGTAAAAACTTATTGATCATAGATTCATAATATGTCTAACCCCTTTGAGCAGTGTTCATCAATTTCAGGAAATGAGGTCTCTGCCACCCACTGGTGTAGTTTCTGTCTCTTCCTATCAAAAACGTCCGCATGCCTGTTTTGAGTTTCTGTCTCTCCAAAACAAGTTAAGTTTCCGGCATGATTCAAAATAACTTATTAGTGTGAAACCAAGATACCGAAACATTCTCAGGTTTAACTAATCAGATCTGCAGctacaaaaattaaaagtcaAAGGAAAACATAATACGATGGTATTGGTCAAAGAGACAACTGGCTAGACAGAAATTTTGGAATAGAAAGCGCGTATTAATTTATCAGATTCATATTTCCTTTTCCTCTCCATCTCCTTGGTCACCAAATCATCATAACAAAGAAAAACTGTAGAGGTTTCACATACAAATTACCTTTACTTCTCAAGGAATTGTCACATTCCTCCACCATATTGTTCTGTCTCCTATGTGCATTCTCCAAGGTTGCACAAGCTCTCTTGATATTTAGTTCTACACATAAACGGAAGTTGCACTAGTAACTTCGAGGTTGAAGTACGCAGTTTCAGGCTTAACTTCACAAAATATGCATGTCAGACATTTCCCTTTAAAGTTGATGCAGTACAAATAGGCTTACAGGACACCGGTTTCtgcattaattttttaactacACCTCTTTACATTGAAAATATGAGCTTTTGATGCACTACCAAGTACCAAGTCCAAGTGGTAGGAGAAATGAATGAGCCAACTTACCTGGTGTAGCATTTTCGTTGAAAAATGAAGACCTCGTGTCCTCTCTCTTATTCCGGACCACATTGATCCTCTCTGTACAGCAGGTAATTCGTCAAACACCAACCGAGCAAATTTAGATGGCTAGAACCATAATACACTGGTTTCATAGACTTCAGAGTTGAAAGATTACCTCTGGAACAGTCACTGGACTTGGAATTCTTTCTTTGGTCGACCTCTTCACGGAGAGAACAAGACTGCGCTTTACGGCCTGCGCCTTCCTTCAATTTCTTGAAGAAGGCGTACTCGGAAGTCTTGGCATTGTCAGCTGATTCACAGACTTTGCATCAGATTATTAACTTTTCAAACAAACTTCAACTAACCCATAATAACTTACGAAAAAAGGCGAAAACTTGAAAGACGTAACATTTTGAAAATAGCATTACCAAATTCGCATCTTGGGGGTCTCTGATTTTCATCGTCCTGCGAATCTGTAAATGTGACTCTTTTCTTGCAGCTGGTATCTACAAGCAGAAGCAAAATCGAAACACGAGCATTATCGAATTTGAACAATTTAGCCCTGTGAGagtcaaaatttttaaacaatttcgAAACTATTTGGTTGATTGATAAATTGGGTTATGGAATCGGAACGAACCTGTTGTTCTTGGGGGCGTTGCGATGGGGAATCGGGAATCGGAGCTCCGAATCCCATGAAAACCTCCACGATGCGATGGAATGTGGATTTGAAGCGGATCTTTGTGGTTGGAATCGGAAATTTTTCGCTTCATTGTgccctaaataataaaattgcgAAGTCGATTGATGAGTTGTAATGAAACCCtagcttttggtttttttgtgtgtttgagGAATTGAACTGTTTTCGTTGCAATTGGCGGTTTCGAGTGGAGCCACGAGTACGAGCATTTAGGCGCCAAATCGGCACGTGATAGTgcttttcatattttatttttcaaaaattaattttttccttttaagcaaataattttttttgcccttttccttttctGTCTTGTAAGTAGTGAAACAAGCACAAGTTATGTTTGTTTCTTATTAAagagaaattaagaattaactTCTCTCCGTGTGAGagtttccttctctcttcttgaGAGTCTTTTCCACCTTCTCTGTGTGAGTGATCTCCCCACCGACTAAAATCAGTGCCGATGGCCTTTGCTGTGGCGCGGGTCAAAGGCAAGCTTTTCTTCTCGCTTTCTATTTCTTAgttttatgttaattttctCCCCAGTTCTTCCTGATTCAACCAAAGAGTCTCTACCCAAAGCCTATCTTCCCCAACTTCTTTCAATTCGATcttattgaattttgaatgtctatatttttgtattatgtaaaaccaagtacaaggaaagctcatataaatgagcggaagaaaggaaaagaaacagaagccgaaaacaaggaaaagcaaagcagaaagaaaggaaaagtaaagcagaaaacatggaaaagtaaatgtgagaaaacatggaaaagtaaagcagaaaacatggaaaagtaaaggtgACAACTATGACAGCCAATGTACCATACATACACCCATgctttcttccaatactccccctcaagctggatcaaagggattaattgatccaagcttgaacaAAAGACGTTGAAAATCAGCAGAGGGTAatccttttgtgaaaatatccgcAAGTTGATCATGACTGCGCGTGTAGTGAGTGTCAATCACCTTGGACTGAACTTGATTTCTGACGTAGTGACAATCAACTTCAATATGTTTAGTTCGCTCATGGAATACAGGATTCGATGCAATGTGCATCGCAGCCTGATTATCACAGTGTAGGGACATGGGTTGTTGATGAGGAAAACCTAAAGTCAACAGAAGGCTTTTGAGCCAAATAAGTTCACAAGCAGTGGACGCCATAGCACGATACTCTACCTCTGCACTAGAGCGTGCaacaacactttgtttcttgcttttccaggtaactaggttgcctcccacaAACGTACAAAACCCAGTGGTAGACTTGCGATCGAGAGAATTgcctgcccagtcagcatcggtaTAGCCTGAGATCTGAGTGTGACTATTGTTGCACATAAGAATTCCTCTACCAATGGAACCCTTAAGATAACGTAGCACACAATGAACAATCTTCAAATGATCCATGCTTGGAGAGTGCATAAACTGGCTAACAATGCTGACAACATATGATATATCAGGACGTGTGATAGTCAGATAAATGAGTTTGCCAACCATTCTTTGATAGTAACTTAAATTGGGAACTGGATCACCGTGAGTTTTTAGCTTCAAGTTACTATCCAAGGGGGTACGAGCAGGCTTGCAATCTGTCATTTTTGCTTCGTGAAGAAGATCCATGACATACTTGCGTTGGTTGAGGAAGAAACCCTTGTGAGAGTGTGCCATCTCGATGCCCAGAAAGTATTTGAGAGTGCCAAGATCCTTGATAGCAAATGTTGTTGAGATACTGTTTAAGAGCATTAATCTCTGACATATTATCACCTGTCACAattagatcatcaacataaatgagCACAACTAGTTTACCCACTAAGCTGGAACGAACAAATAGGGAAGAATCCGCAATACTtcgacaaaaaccaaccctttccagaacatgactgagcttggcataccatgcatgtggactttgcttgagaccataaatggatttatggagtttgcacaccatttctggattgtttgattgaggatgacctggaggtagcttcatgtaaacctcttcttcaagttcaccatgcaggaaagcatttttaacatccatttgaaagagaggccatgcattgttaattgcaaCCGACAACAATACTCTAACAGTGTTCATTTTTGCCACCGGAGCAAATGTCTCTTTATAATCGACGCCATAGGTTTGTGTAAAACCTCGAGCAACCAAGCGAGCCTTATTCCTTTCGATTgtgccatctgaatgaaacttaGTTTTGTACACCCAACGACTCCCCACTGCCTTATTTCCTTTTGGAAGTTTCACTATAGtccatgtgttattttcatggagggcttgaagctcctctgccatagcatttctccactcactgtgaagattggcttcttgaaaactttgaggttCTCGAGCTTCATTAATGGCACTTAGGAATGTAGCAAAAGAAGATGAGACTTTGCTATAAACAATAACATCAGTCACGGGATACCTGGCAGTGTAGGTCACATAATCATGCAACTTGGATGAAAGTTTCCTCTCTCATGCAGGATTGCGACGAACTGTAGGAGATTGAACTACAGGTATTTGAACAACATCATGGTTGGAAGGATCACTGGAGGATGCAGTGTGAATCTCCGATGAGGAAGggttttcatcttcaagatgttcCACCGAGTGAAGGTTAACATCATCCGGCACATGATCACTAGGAGTGCATGTTGCATCTTCTCCGTTTGGatatggaaaaggaaataagtCCATCAAATGCTCCCCCTGTCTAGAGTAATCCAGTGATTGTGAGAAGTAAGGAAcatgttcttcaaatttaacatcccttgaaacaaccatttttcTAGTTGTTGAATTATAGCACTTGTAACCTTTTTGGGTAGATGAATAACCTAGAAAGACACATTTGGCAGCCCTTGGGTCTAGCTTGTCacgattttgagtttgaatgtgaacaaagcatgtacacccaaagactctcaaatgggaaaagttgatctttctatttttcaagacctcataaggtgatttaaaattcaacactttactaggcaatctattgatgagatatgccgCAGTAAGGactccttgagaccaaaacttcttaggcacattcatgtgaaacataagagctctagtcttctcaagtagatctctattcttcctctcggccaccccattttgttgaggtgttccaACACAGCTTGTTTGGTGTAATATACCATGCGTGCTCAAGTAGTGTGACATGTTATGAGACATATATTCTGTGCCATTATCTGAtcgtaaaatatgaatttttgaagcaaattgggtggccacaagtctatgaaaatcttgaaaaacttccatcacttcacttttaaatttcaaaagatacaaccaagtaatccttgtgaaatcatccacaaaagttacaaaatatttgtatccatcaaaagactctatagttggtccccaaacatcggaatTCACGATTTCAAAAGGGTTACTAGCCCTAGACAAAGAGGAAGTAAATGGTAATCTAGTAAACTtagaaaaatgacaaacatcacaaggacttgtaactttgcacatatttgggaacaaggtggatagaactttttcagaaggatgtgctagacgttggtgccaaagttgttgttcttgagctaagcttgaagtgacttgaaaaaccttgggaacttgaatatgcttggaaagatagtagagaccatttaagaaaaagccttcaccaatcgtcttcttggtgactACATCCTGAAAGATCACATTTTTTTGAGAGAAAATGGCAAGACAATTTAATGAGTTTGTGATCTTGCTAACagataaaagttgaaaagggaatgagggaacataaagagcctcagactcgacatcacttgagatcaaatgtatttttccttttcccacaACCATAGCATTTTTTCCATTGGCAACTGACACTTGAGATGGAAtagaaaatttttcaaatttatgcaagtttgtagacttgttagttatatgatcagtggctccagaatctataatccaataatcatgcacaTTACCAATGTTGAGAGCAGTTGAGAAGGAGTGTAAGATACCTGGGATGTCCCTTTGTACCACGCCTTCATTTCCAGCCAGGAAGCCAGAAAACTGTCCTAGTAGTGCAGTTTGATTGTTGTCACACTGATTTAGTGGTCCTTCACTATCTCCAAGACCTTGTTTCTTGTGAAGAAACATAGCAAACTCGTTGATCAGTGTAGCTGGATTAGTGGTGAACTTCAGTGCTCCATCAGAAGAAGTTGTGGCAACATGATTTGCCTTGTAAGAAGGGTTGTACGAGCCTTTCAAGACACCTTTGTTATCCCTAGGAAACTTTGGTTTTAACTCTGGATGAAGAATCCAGCATCGGTCTCTTAAGTGGCCACCAACATCACAATGGCTACATTTTAAGccagttttctttcctttgtaaCCTCTCTCCTCACCAAGTTTTTGGTTAGAGAAGTAAGCCCTAGCTTCTGGTATATTTGCCTTCATGTCCAAggtcatgactttccttcgaacctcttctctttgaattgTGGCACACACACTTGAAAAAGAAGGCAGGTCGGGATTCATGAGGATATGGCTTCGAAGATCTTCGAATTCAGGGCTCAGGCTTGCTAGGAGTTGgaatattttgtcttcctcgGCCCTTTTAGTTAGCACAGCAGCGTCGATGGTGTGTGGTCGATACACATTCAGCTCGTTCCACATAGTGGTCAGCTTTCCAAGATGTTGCACAAATGGCTTCCCTTCCTGTTGCAAACCAGCAATGTCCTTCTTTAACTGAAACACTCTAGCCGCATTGTTCTGATTTCCATACatttccttgagatttttccaaagagtcatggaggattcagcatagctaaaaatttctgcaatcttacGATCCATGGAATTGAGTAGCCACGACATGACCAACTGGTCTTTGCATAGCCAAGCATCATACTCCGGTGAGGTAGTCTCAGGCATTGGAATAGCACCATTAACATAACCAAGCTTTGATCGTCCTCCCAGAGCAAGAGAAACTGCTCTCTCccatggaagatagttaaactcatttaGCAAGACAGAACTAAGACGTTGATTTGGGTTGATATCAATATCTGAgtgtggtgatggtggagtAGCATGAAAGCCGTCTCCTTCCAAATTTACTAAGCTTTCTTCAGCCATGATTGAAGGACAAGaagctcacaaatctctcaagaGAACACCACAGAGACAGGCCGGTTAGGgtcactgctctgataccatattgaattttgaatgtctatatttttgtattatgtaaaaccaagtacaaggaaagctcatataaatgagcggaagaaaggaaaagaaacagaagccgaaaacaaggaaaagcaaagcagaaagaaaggaaaagtaaagcagaaaacatggaaaagtaaaggtgagaaaacatggaaaagtaaagcagaaaacatggaaaagtaaaggtgACAACTATGACAGCCAATGTACCATACATACACCCATGCTTTCTTCCAATAGATCTGCAGTCATATTTCAAAGCAAATTTTTGCGTTCTTTTGAGAGGGTGCGTAAAGCTCCGGTGGACTCATCGGCTTGGGTGTTTTCAACACCACCTCCCTCTCTTTGTCTGCCTTCGATGGCACTTTCGTTTGGGGTGTTCCTCGGACTTCTTCCACTTTGTGGTTGAGATCGGGAAGATCGAAGCAAGCGGGGCGATTAGGACGACTTTTGTGGATGGGTTCTATGCAGTTGGTCGATTGGATTTGGCGGTGGCTGGAGGCTTGGTTCTGGGTTGATCAAGATAACTTTGCAGGCGGTGGATGCTGGGGTCCGGAATAGTCTTTTGCTTTGTTTCTTGTGTTGGGCTCTTTTGCTGAGCTTTGTTGGGCTTGTTGGAAGGTCCTTTTGTGTGTCTGGTTTCTTTTTGTATGTGTGCCTCTCTTTGTAATCTAGTGTTTGAAATAAAATTGTCtcatttttttggaaaattttccaaaaaacaaaaaaagaaaagagaaattaagAATTTCAAATTAAGCAATTGTGTTTGAGCTTTTACCTAAATTTTTAACTTAAACGTTAaatgatttttcaaaaataaaatattaaaattttggacGATTCATCTTCTAAATTAAAGCGAATTGTTATAAGTTTATAATCATGCAGTGGGATGCGAAACGCGCAAAATTTCAGACTGACAAGATAAGAGTGTAGAATTATCTTTTTGACGATCCATCTTCCAACCTAAAGCGttgttcaaagttcaaacacaCAGCAGTTGATTGAAGTGGAAATTGAAAGCTTTTGCAAGGAGGCATGCTTTGGATCATTTTTCAGGAGTAGGATTTTTGGCTTTAAAAGTCTACTTTAAAACTCCCAACAACCCATTACACAAGTTTATAGTCAGCATTAACTCAAtcatatccaaatccatagaCAAATCTTACCCTGTCCGACTCAGATGACCGTTGAAGGTTTGAATGAACGGATTCCACAAAGCAAAATCTTTTTTGGCATAATTGCCATTGCAAACCAGGCCGTCAGAGTATCCCAATATGCTATAAGGGCGTTTTAATCGGTGAGCTGCAACCAGCACGGTGGTCTCGAACGTACCATTGTCGTACAAAGGCACCGCCACCGGAAATCAATCAAAGGTAAGAAATGGACGATTAAGTAAAATGGTGGGAGAAGAGCTGGTTTTGATGGAGTGTTGGTGATGCGGTTGGATGAAGTGTTGGTTGCGGATGGAAGCACTCCAAGCTTTGGAAGCATGCATGTATCGAGTAAGATCCTTGGGTTCTAGGCTTCTAGCAGTACAAAGATGTTAAACAGCAACTCCGGTGGGCGGAGGTTTGACATTGTACTTGTACTTGACGCGGCGGCAAAGcaataaaatcaaattgtttTACTAGGTTTACGGAAACATAAAACCTAACACAAATCTACTCATTGTGAAAATGAAGAAACAAAACTGATAGCATAAGCCAGGATGATTTTTATTGACAGATTGATCAAGACTTTATACGGACTAGACTGCTTGGAACCCAAGGTATCCATCCTCTATtcacaattcaataaaaaatatcaaTCGAAAAATAATGGACATTAATGTAATTTGCACAAAAATCACGAACATTAGGGTAATTTCCCAAGAAGAAAACTGATTTAAATTGCCAATGCGGATTCCAATGCCAGTACCAGTGCAAACTTCTAATTATAATCTCAAGGCTTCCAAAAACTAGGTCAAGTTCTAATTCCTAATAAGGTTTGCAAAAAACTGATCAAAGTCTGTAAGGTAATAAACATTCAACTGAATCAAAGTCTGTAAACTAAAAAACTAATGCTGTTATCATAGATCAATGAtatgagttgaaaaaaaaaaaaaaagaaatacaataaTACAAAGATGAATAAGCCTAGTCTAAAGAAAGCAGCATTAAAATCGGATCTTTTTCTGTTGCTTTGACTACCATATGAAACGGAATACCTTCTTCAATATTGGAAGTTTCTTCTTCTTAGGCCAACACACGTGTTGCTGCCTCTTTCAACATTTACAGGATCACCATCGAGAAGAGCACAAAGGCTCCCCGAGCCCCCCCACCTTCACAAACAATTACTTCAAACTCATCAGGCTTACGACAAAATTCAACTTGTTTCACACTCTTTTTCTCTAAATCAAACCAAAAAGGCTGCTCGCAGTCTATCTCAAATAGTACCGTGTGACCGTTCTTTGAAAATACCAAAGGTTTGATGTGGGAGTCAAAGTTCATGTAAGGCACACCAGATTTCTTGACAGAACAAAGAGGGGTCCGCCAAGATCCCGTGACTCCATATTTCTTCATAATCCAAACATCAATTTGAAAGCCTGCAACCTCGAAATTGTGATGACAAATATATAGATAGCTTCCCAGCAAACACAAAGAAATCTCATCCTGGTCCCCATGAACTGGGATGGGAAACTCGCGATATTTCTCACTTGCAAGATCAAGAGTTAGAATCATTCCTGGACGATCGTCATCGAAATGACAATCCATCTTCTAACTTATGGCACTGTTCAAACACACGGCAACTGATTGAAATGGAGGAAGTCGAAAGCCATCGCAAGGAGGCATGCTTTGGATCCTTTCCACGTCTTGGATTTTAGGCTATAAACGTTCACTTCATAACTAGCAACAACACTATCCTCCTATACACAATTTCCACAAACAGATCTAGTGGATCACCATTGATCCATGCTAAACTCCACAACTTCCACAAGTTTATAGTCACCATTAGCTTCCACAAGTTTATAGTCACCATTAGCTAATTCATACCGAATCCATGCCCTTGTTTCTTCAGTTTGTCGTTCATCTAGCTAATATCGAATCCATAGTGCCCTTGTTTCTTCAGTTTGTCGTTCATCTCCGATGGTTGCTGGAGGCTCGGCTCGGAGGTGGTTGTGCAAAGAATCTTCTTCCACATTCAGTATCAAACCCAACCACAACAACTACACATTCGGTATCAAACCTATTCACATTACCTACATATTCGATATCAAACTCATCCCCATTATCTACACATTCGGTATCAACTCATCCACATTACCAATATATAAGActcaaatataataatttttaagttaaaaatcaaaattttacataaataacattaaattagaaaaaatgatggttgacccaaaaaaaaaactgttgaGAGTAAAATAGGcatgaaacaaaatgaaaaatgataacCCTAGCTATTAATTGACCTTATAATCTCACCATGGTAGTTTTAATATATAAGAAGATAGTCAAAGGACGTTTGGGTTTTTCCTAAAATATTCCAGAACAAACGCAATTGGTAGTCACTTACTATTAATGTAAAATTACAAACAATCCCCACTGGTTAGGGGGTAGACCAGAGAcgagagaggggagagaaacAAATTAGCGGGTTTTGAAATAACTGGTTTCTTCTTTTTAAGAGAGAGCTTGTGATctattttcaaatttgttttcaaatttgagcTCGGATTGCTTCCCTGCTTAGAGCTCCCTACTTCCTTCAATGCATTCGTTCCCCGCTTAGAGCTCCCTACTTCCTTCGGTAAATTGCTTCCCTGCTTAGAGCTCGCTACTTTCTTCGGTGCATTGCTTCCCCGCTTAGAGCTCCCTACTTTCTTCGGTGCATTGCTTCCCCGCTTAGAGCTCGCTACTTTCTTCGGTGGACTGAAATCCTGCACAAGAACATGATGGATAAATACATGTAATTACaagtaagaaaaaagaattggaTTCCAGGCATTGAAACCCACAGTTCAGCAAGATATATGCACGATAGTTGATaggaaaataaaaactaaaactaatttaAGTAGCTCAAACTCACCGGTGAGTAGACGGAAGCTTCTCTAGCTATAGCATAGTGCACATACCGCATCATCCCATTATAGGTACAAAATTCTTGTCCTGTTGCAATACAGACGAAGCACTACAAGAGCCAGCCATAAATTGAAAAGTATCAGTCCTAAATTTGTTTATGTTtcaactagtttttcttaatttattgtTGAGACTTGCTAGCattacttaatttaattctttCACAGTTAGTACCATATTCATAGTAGCATGGATGTCTTTGAGCATGCTAAAAGCCAAACGATCTAATAAACATGGTTACAAGAGATCCAAATGTTCAGATAAAAAACagggaaagaagaaagagttgAAGCAAATTTCAGGGAAGTTGATCATTTAATATTTAAGGCTCAAGATTTTGTAAAAAGGGAAAGTAGGGTATCATATACCTGCCCTGCTAGCAGTTTTGCTCACAGCTTAAAATATTACATAAGTTTCAGAAAAGTATATTTGAACTGC
This region includes:
- the LOC137728373 gene encoding F-box protein CPR1-like codes for the protein MDCHFDDDRPGMILTLDLASEKYREFPIPVHGDQDEISLCLLGSYLYICHHNFEVAGFQIDVWIMKKYGVTGSWRTPLCSVKKSGVPYMNFDSHIKPLVFSKNGHTVLFEIDCEQPFWFDLEKKSVKQVEFCRKPDEFEVIVCEGGGARGAFVLFSMVIL
- the LOC137728372 gene encoding uncharacterized mitochondrial protein AtMg00810-like, translating into MAEELQALHENNTWTIVKLPKGNKAVGSRWVYKTKFHSDGTIERNKARLVARGFTQTYGVDYKETFAPVAKMNTVRVIICQRLMLLNSISTTFAIKDLGTLKYFLGIEMAHSHKGFFLNQRKYVMDLLHEAKMTDCKPARTPLDSNLKLKTHGDPVPNLSYYQRMVGKLIYLTITRPDISYVVSIVSQFMHSPSMDHLKIVHCVLRYLKGSIGRGILMCNNSHTQISGYTDADWAGNSLDRKSTTGFCTFVGGNLVTWKSKKQSVVARSSAEVEYRAMASTACELIWLKSLLLTLGFPHQQPMSLHCDNQAAMHIASNPVFHERTKHIEVDCHYVRNQVQSKVIDTHYTRSHDQLADIFTKGLPSADFQRLLFKLGSINPFDPA